The following proteins are co-located in the Peromyscus maniculatus bairdii isolate BWxNUB_F1_BW_parent chromosome 23, HU_Pman_BW_mat_3.1, whole genome shotgun sequence genome:
- the Pus1 gene encoding pseudouridylate synthase 1 homolog isoform X1, translating to MGFPRLWAALLRAWGRWTACPGPRVPGLPPMAGNKVPPALASHQDRKVRGGWVWEETQRPPKRVKGGEDEEPPRKLPKRKIVLLMAYSGKGYHGMQRNLGSSQFRTIEDDLVSALVQAGCIPENHGTDMRKMSFQRCARTDKGVSAAGQVVSLKVWLIDDILDKINSHLPSHIRILGLKRVTGGFNSKNKCDARTYCYMLPTFAFAHKDRDVQDESYRLSAETLQQVNRLLACYKGTHNFHNFTSQKGPREPSARRYILEMYCEEPFVREGLEFAVIKVKGQSFMMHQIRKMVGLVVAIVKGYAPESVLERSWGEEKVDVPKAPGLGLVLERVHFEKYNQRFGSDGLHEPLDWAQEEGKVAAFKEQYIYPTIVSTERDERSMAQWLSTLPIHNFSATALGAAGTGAKVPSSLEGSEGDGDTD from the exons ATGGGCTTCCCCCGCCTGTGGGCCGCACTGCTGAGAGCCTGGGGACGGTGGACGGCGTGCCCTGGCCCGCGCGTGCCCGG CCTGCCCCCTATGGCTGGAAACAAGGTGCCACCAGCGCTGGCTTCACACCAAGACAGGAAGGTCCGAGGTGGCTGGGTCTGGGAGGAGACGCAGCGTCCTCCCAAGAGGGTCAAGGGCGGTGAGGATGAAGAGCCTCCACGAAAGCTGCCAAAGCGCAAAATTGTGCTGCTCATGGCCTACTCTGGCAAGGGCTACCACGGCATGCAG aggaaTCTGGGGTCCTCTCAGTTCAGGACCATTGAAGATGATTTGGTATCTGCCCTAGTCCAGGCAGGTTGTATCCCTGAAAACCATGGCACAGACATGAGGAAGATGTCCTTCCAGCGATGTGCTCGCACAGACAAG GGTGTGTCTGCAGCTGGGCAGGTAGTATCCCTAAAGGTGTGGCTAATTGACGACATTCTCGACAAGATCAACAGCCACCTTCCGTCCCACATTCGGATTCTGG GACTGAAGAGGGTCACGGGCGGGTTCAACTCCAAGAACAAATGTGATGCCAGGACCTACTGCTACATGCTACCCACCTTTGCCTTTGCTCACAAAGACCGGGATGTACAGGATGAGAGTTATCGCTTGAGTGCAGAGACCTTGCAGCAGGTCAACCGACTTCTGGCCTGCTACAAGGGCACCCATAACTTCCACAACTTTACCTCACAGAAGGGGCCCAGAGAGCCCAGTGCACGCCGCTACATTCTGGAAATGTACTGTGAGGAGCCCTTTGTACGAGAGGGCCTGGAGTTTGCTGTGATCAAGGTGAAGGGCCAGAGCTTCATGATGCACCAGATCCGGAAGATGGTTGGCCTGGTGGTAGCCATTGTGAAGGGCTATGCCCCTGAGAGTGTGCTGGAGCGCAGCTGGGGCGAGGAGAAGGTGGATGTGCCGAAGGCGCCGGGTCTTGGCCTAGTCCTGGAGAGGGTACACTTTGAGAAGTACAATCAGCGCTTTGGCAGTGATGGGCTGCATGAGCCCCTGGACTGGgcacaggaggaagggaaggtggCCGCTTTCAAGGAGCAATACATCTACCCCACCATTGTCAGCACTGAGCGGGATGAGCGGTCCATGGCCCAGTGGCTCAGCACTCTGCCTATCCACAACTTCAGTGCCACTGCGCTTGGTGCAGCCGGCACAGGTGCCAAG GTCCCCAGTTCCCTGGAGGGCAGCGAAGGGGATGGAGACACTGACTGA
- the Pus1 gene encoding pseudouridylate synthase 1 homolog isoform X3, which yields MGFPRLWAALLRAWGRWTACPGPRVPGLPPMAGNKVPPALASHQDRKVRGGWVWEETQRPPKRVKGGEDEEPPRKLPKRKIVLLMAYSGKGYHGMQGVSAAGQVVSLKVWLIDDILDKINSHLPSHIRILGLKRVTGGFNSKNKCDARTYCYMLPTFAFAHKDRDVQDESYRLSAETLQQVNRLLACYKGTHNFHNFTSQKGPREPSARRYILEMYCEEPFVREGLEFAVIKVKGQSFMMHQIRKMVGLVVAIVKGYAPESVLERSWGEEKVDVPKAPGLGLVLERVHFEKYNQRFGSDGLHEPLDWAQEEGKVAAFKEQYIYPTIVSTERDERSMAQWLSTLPIHNFSATALGAAGTGAKVPSSLEGSEGDGDTD from the exons ATGGGCTTCCCCCGCCTGTGGGCCGCACTGCTGAGAGCCTGGGGACGGTGGACGGCGTGCCCTGGCCCGCGCGTGCCCGG CCTGCCCCCTATGGCTGGAAACAAGGTGCCACCAGCGCTGGCTTCACACCAAGACAGGAAGGTCCGAGGTGGCTGGGTCTGGGAGGAGACGCAGCGTCCTCCCAAGAGGGTCAAGGGCGGTGAGGATGAAGAGCCTCCACGAAAGCTGCCAAAGCGCAAAATTGTGCTGCTCATGGCCTACTCTGGCAAGGGCTACCACGGCATGCAG GGTGTGTCTGCAGCTGGGCAGGTAGTATCCCTAAAGGTGTGGCTAATTGACGACATTCTCGACAAGATCAACAGCCACCTTCCGTCCCACATTCGGATTCTGG GACTGAAGAGGGTCACGGGCGGGTTCAACTCCAAGAACAAATGTGATGCCAGGACCTACTGCTACATGCTACCCACCTTTGCCTTTGCTCACAAAGACCGGGATGTACAGGATGAGAGTTATCGCTTGAGTGCAGAGACCTTGCAGCAGGTCAACCGACTTCTGGCCTGCTACAAGGGCACCCATAACTTCCACAACTTTACCTCACAGAAGGGGCCCAGAGAGCCCAGTGCACGCCGCTACATTCTGGAAATGTACTGTGAGGAGCCCTTTGTACGAGAGGGCCTGGAGTTTGCTGTGATCAAGGTGAAGGGCCAGAGCTTCATGATGCACCAGATCCGGAAGATGGTTGGCCTGGTGGTAGCCATTGTGAAGGGCTATGCCCCTGAGAGTGTGCTGGAGCGCAGCTGGGGCGAGGAGAAGGTGGATGTGCCGAAGGCGCCGGGTCTTGGCCTAGTCCTGGAGAGGGTACACTTTGAGAAGTACAATCAGCGCTTTGGCAGTGATGGGCTGCATGAGCCCCTGGACTGGgcacaggaggaagggaaggtggCCGCTTTCAAGGAGCAATACATCTACCCCACCATTGTCAGCACTGAGCGGGATGAGCGGTCCATGGCCCAGTGGCTCAGCACTCTGCCTATCCACAACTTCAGTGCCACTGCGCTTGGTGCAGCCGGCACAGGTGCCAAG GTCCCCAGTTCCCTGGAGGGCAGCGAAGGGGATGGAGACACTGACTGA
- the Pus1 gene encoding pseudouridylate synthase 1 homolog isoform X2, with protein sequence MAGNKVPPALASHQDRKVRGGWVWEETQRPPKRVKGGEDEEPPRKLPKRKIVLLMAYSGKGYHGMQRNLGSSQFRTIEDDLVSALVQAGCIPENHGTDMRKMSFQRCARTDKGVSAAGQVVSLKVWLIDDILDKINSHLPSHIRILGLKRVTGGFNSKNKCDARTYCYMLPTFAFAHKDRDVQDESYRLSAETLQQVNRLLACYKGTHNFHNFTSQKGPREPSARRYILEMYCEEPFVREGLEFAVIKVKGQSFMMHQIRKMVGLVVAIVKGYAPESVLERSWGEEKVDVPKAPGLGLVLERVHFEKYNQRFGSDGLHEPLDWAQEEGKVAAFKEQYIYPTIVSTERDERSMAQWLSTLPIHNFSATALGAAGTGAKVPSSLEGSEGDGDTD encoded by the exons ATGGCTGGAAACAAGGTGCCACCAGCGCTGGCTTCACACCAAGACAGGAAGGTCCGAGGTGGCTGGGTCTGGGAGGAGACGCAGCGTCCTCCCAAGAGGGTCAAGGGCGGTGAGGATGAAGAGCCTCCACGAAAGCTGCCAAAGCGCAAAATTGTGCTGCTCATGGCCTACTCTGGCAAGGGCTACCACGGCATGCAG aggaaTCTGGGGTCCTCTCAGTTCAGGACCATTGAAGATGATTTGGTATCTGCCCTAGTCCAGGCAGGTTGTATCCCTGAAAACCATGGCACAGACATGAGGAAGATGTCCTTCCAGCGATGTGCTCGCACAGACAAG GGTGTGTCTGCAGCTGGGCAGGTAGTATCCCTAAAGGTGTGGCTAATTGACGACATTCTCGACAAGATCAACAGCCACCTTCCGTCCCACATTCGGATTCTGG GACTGAAGAGGGTCACGGGCGGGTTCAACTCCAAGAACAAATGTGATGCCAGGACCTACTGCTACATGCTACCCACCTTTGCCTTTGCTCACAAAGACCGGGATGTACAGGATGAGAGTTATCGCTTGAGTGCAGAGACCTTGCAGCAGGTCAACCGACTTCTGGCCTGCTACAAGGGCACCCATAACTTCCACAACTTTACCTCACAGAAGGGGCCCAGAGAGCCCAGTGCACGCCGCTACATTCTGGAAATGTACTGTGAGGAGCCCTTTGTACGAGAGGGCCTGGAGTTTGCTGTGATCAAGGTGAAGGGCCAGAGCTTCATGATGCACCAGATCCGGAAGATGGTTGGCCTGGTGGTAGCCATTGTGAAGGGCTATGCCCCTGAGAGTGTGCTGGAGCGCAGCTGGGGCGAGGAGAAGGTGGATGTGCCGAAGGCGCCGGGTCTTGGCCTAGTCCTGGAGAGGGTACACTTTGAGAAGTACAATCAGCGCTTTGGCAGTGATGGGCTGCATGAGCCCCTGGACTGGgcacaggaggaagggaaggtggCCGCTTTCAAGGAGCAATACATCTACCCCACCATTGTCAGCACTGAGCGGGATGAGCGGTCCATGGCCCAGTGGCTCAGCACTCTGCCTATCCACAACTTCAGTGCCACTGCGCTTGGTGCAGCCGGCACAGGTGCCAAG GTCCCCAGTTCCCTGGAGGGCAGCGAAGGGGATGGAGACACTGACTGA